The proteins below come from a single Corynebacterium cystitidis genomic window:
- a CDS encoding SMI1/KNR4 family protein: protein MNFELPTDFFVSNEAQFQRRQRISFPCDYVRFLETTGGGYVNDAYSWIYSDPSTPDPDTAIEVSAFFGSTATLDLKEHALGVTEAWNIADWGIFIAEGSNRPEDRYLLNLANASLPLGGIVYDDEGTITLVAVSSSQFLRVLIEHSKLALIAQREAPSPSEKFDCLKQVTTPRSWIAAVTTDAESRRTRQATTTS from the coding sequence ATGAATTTTGAATTGCCCACTGACTTCTTCGTGTCGAACGAGGCGCAGTTTCAGCGCCGCCAAAGGATCTCCTTTCCTTGTGATTACGTTCGGTTCCTTGAAACAACCGGTGGCGGATATGTCAACGATGCTTACTCGTGGATCTACAGTGATCCGTCCACTCCAGATCCTGATACAGCGATAGAGGTGTCGGCCTTCTTTGGATCGACAGCCACACTTGACTTAAAAGAACACGCTCTCGGTGTTACAGAAGCGTGGAACATAGCAGATTGGGGGATCTTTATCGCCGAAGGAAGCAATCGTCCTGAGGACAGATACCTTCTTAACCTAGCCAATGCTTCCCTACCACTAGGCGGTATTGTCTACGACGATGAAGGCACAATAACTCTCGTTGCGGTCAGTTCCAGCCAATTCCTCCGCGTACTAATCGAGCACTCAAAACTAGCGCTAATTGCCCAGCGTGAGGCACCTTCGCCTTCTGAAAAGTTTGATTGTCTTAAGCAGGTCACAACCCCTCGCTCCTGGATCGCTGCTGTCACTACTGATGCCGAAAGTCGACGTACTCGGCAGGCGACGACCACATCGTAA
- a CDS encoding SMI1/KNR4 family protein: MMDYRRWFYQQGQGCDDQRVNEMEVALGRVLPNAYRQLIKNTGGGLVATDLMYLPEEYATRAHNYASISMVYGNGKTASGPRLDLDLIVPETVEQWELPEWGLPFAEGEIGPAQSFLINYDNPAYPAGAIIYTYQDIGCEVLLAATFEEFCQAVFERHTESQRTN, translated from the coding sequence ATGATGGATTACAGACGGTGGTTTTATCAACAGGGACAGGGGTGTGATGACCAGCGGGTTAACGAGATGGAGGTGGCATTAGGAAGAGTACTTCCAAATGCGTATCGACAATTGATTAAGAACACTGGTGGTGGCCTGGTTGCGACGGACCTGATGTATCTGCCAGAGGAATATGCAACACGTGCCCACAATTATGCGAGCATCTCTATGGTCTATGGCAACGGGAAGACAGCCTCTGGGCCAAGGCTTGATCTTGATCTGATAGTTCCTGAAACGGTCGAGCAGTGGGAACTACCGGAGTGGGGTTTACCGTTTGCCGAAGGCGAGATCGGCCCCGCGCAGTCATTTCTGATTAATTACGACAATCCAGCGTATCCGGCAGGGGCAATAATCTATACCTATCAAGACATTGGCTGTGAAGTTTTGCTGGCGGCAACATTTGAAGAGTTTTGCCAGGCTGTATTTGAGCGCCACACCGAGTCACAACGAACCAATTAG
- a CDS encoding HNH endonuclease, whose amino-acid sequence MPVNSGNPAQDIRIADQQAGISNSYRRADGNPTGNALTWHHDTITCTNPVSGATEGRMTLVPWSLHSAVGHHGGASTWTMGYF is encoded by the coding sequence GTGCCAGTAAACTCGGGAAATCCTGCACAAGATATTAGAATTGCAGACCAACAAGCTGGGATTAGCAACAGTTACCGTCGAGCGGACGGCAACCCTACCGGCAACGCCTTGACTTGGCATCATGACACTATAACCTGTACTAACCCGGTTTCAGGTGCAACAGAAGGACGGATGACCTTAGTTCCTTGGTCGCTTCACAGTGCCGTTGGCCACCACGGAGGAGCATCGACGTGGACGATGGGATATTTCTAG
- a CDS encoding helix-turn-helix domain-containing protein, whose product MSHAAAALCVTDEQRLALEKIACSPSRAHREVVRAKVLLAAADGVANAGIARRYGVSVVTVRAWRDRFERDGLVNFGKAAAGRGRKPTYTNEDYISMLEMLFNTRPPNGDARWSTWTMAAATGMSKTTIAKIWKALGIKPHRTDPGSMRISSPLLLI is encoded by the coding sequence ATGTCTCATGCTGCTGCCGCGTTATGCGTTACTGATGAACAGCGTTTAGCGTTGGAGAAGATTGCGTGTTCACCGTCTCGTGCCCATCGTGAGGTTGTGCGTGCCAAGGTGTTGTTGGCTGCTGCTGACGGGGTGGCTAATGCCGGGATTGCTAGGCGTTATGGTGTTTCGGTGGTGACGGTACGTGCGTGGCGTGACAGGTTTGAACGTGATGGGCTTGTTAATTTCGGGAAAGCAGCTGCTGGTCGGGGACGTAAGCCGACGTATACCAACGAGGATTACATCTCTATGTTGGAGATGCTGTTTAATACCCGTCCACCGAATGGGGATGCGCGCTGGTCGACTTGGACAATGGCGGCAGCAACCGGGATGAGTAAAACAACGATTGCAAAGATCTGGAAAGCGCTTGGCATTAAGCCTCATCGCACTGACCCCGGGTCGATGCGGATTTCTTCACCCTTATTGCTGATCTAG
- a CDS encoding integrase core domain-containing protein, with translation MNGSYENELVNDRQWADVLEVEIATFEWVTWWNTSRLHRALDCHTPAEVEADYWQNANTSEKIKSKVNA, from the coding sequence GTGAACGGCTCGTACGAGAATGAGCTGGTCAACGATCGTCAATGGGCTGATGTCCTCGAAGTCGAGATCGCCACGTTTGAATGGGTCACCTGGTGGAACACTAGCCGACTCCACCGAGCACTCGACTGTCACACACCTGCTGAGGTCGAAGCTGACTATTGGCAGAACGCCAACACATCAGAGAAAATAAAAAGCAAGGTAAATGCCTAA
- a CDS encoding HNH/ENDO VII family nuclease, which produces MMFVHRGNQLVAQQATLGPGRGAGYVWTHEPASGEIIGQITLTGTHTHHPTTITNTDADPGDVRNWDQDRVDAEFFALVADLAGAPHEIIDPSTGDVVGQSSQTLYGKRVWRGHQSSPLLFAGQYYDDESGWAYNRFRYYHPDAGVYNAQDPLGAAPRIASAQGYVNHPAHWVDIYGLKAHPLWSPREVLGKRVYQQNGTHVFDPFKEVYLPNSIGGGKGTNLDLMRAGRAPIGVDDNPVNLHHIGQDDRSALVEITAETHTKHRSTLHIYDGLSRKDFPVDVIPVDRESFNAWREQYWMERARDFE; this is translated from the coding sequence ATGATGTTTGTGCATCGTGGTAACCAACTAGTTGCCCAGCAGGCCACCCTCGGGCCCGGGCGTGGGGCTGGGTACGTCTGGACCCATGAACCGGCGAGTGGTGAGATCATCGGCCAGATCACCCTGACCGGCACCCACACACACCACCCGACCACCATCACCAACACAGACGCTGATCCTGGTGATGTACGTAACTGGGATCAAGACAGGGTCGATGCGGAATTCTTTGCTCTTGTTGCTGATCTGGCGGGCGCACCACACGAGATTATTGATCCGTCTACCGGTGATGTGGTCGGACAGTCGTCACAGACGTTATACGGTAAACGTGTCTGGAGAGGTCACCAGTCCTCACCACTGTTGTTTGCGGGTCAGTACTACGATGATGAGTCCGGTTGGGCGTATAACCGTTTCCGCTATTACCATCCTGATGCTGGTGTCTATAATGCCCAAGACCCCTTAGGGGCCGCACCCCGTATCGCTAGCGCCCAAGGATACGTCAACCACCCAGCACACTGGGTGGATATCTACGGGCTGAAGGCGCACCCTTTGTGGAGCCCTCGAGAGGTTCTTGGCAAGCGAGTATATCAACAGAATGGAACGCATGTCTTCGATCCCTTCAAGGAAGTTTACCTGCCGAATTCGATCGGTGGTGGAAAAGGGACCAACTTGGATCTGATGCGTGCAGGTCGTGCACCAATAGGAGTCGATGACAACCCAGTTAATCTCCATCATATAGGGCAAGATGATCGGTCTGCGCTCGTTGAAATAACTGCTGAAACCCACACTAAGCATAGGAGCACTCTGCATATATATGATGGTCTAAGCAGGAAGGATTTTCCCGTTGACGTGATCCCAGTTGACAGGGAATCATTCAATGCATGGCGCGAACAGTACTGGATGGAAAGGGCGCGAGATTTCGAATGA
- a CDS encoding pentapeptide repeat-containing protein, translating into MQDGSLEEVLNQLSSSLGVKGTLSLIVEKYLAAYQFSCPPLMTFINELQVIDSGSQRLWYDHAARKKLLEITDAADPENDDDDRDLGSIPKSWECHELALELDTTLSGQSDTMLLDFCKSLCSAELSLTYFASVLTPISEEHSAWGDNSALIKGIDLSGSIIGASLSNKTLINCNLDRAVINTSNCNNVTFINCHGDNIRFISPQYDGISFIDCKLGFVSSTFLTDRISTIENCHFSGFNLNGNFEGPVLTIKSSTISGIFSGVAIQETSQGDQFLECDFSGVVFEGAQQFRGVPMERVQLPPEVQYLIIPDWTSAAQQIEPSLIKIKDSENASHRHLASNLLKVFEQDRATTVANDRGSRWAGELLTQLDEHSAKEKNFYWQVYNNAGIQLKK; encoded by the coding sequence ATGCAGGATGGCTCACTGGAAGAAGTCCTAAACCAGTTATCATCTTCGTTAGGGGTTAAGGGAACACTGAGTCTGATTGTGGAAAAATATCTTGCTGCGTACCAATTTAGTTGTCCACCGCTGATGACGTTCATCAATGAGCTCCAAGTGATTGATTCAGGATCGCAGAGATTGTGGTATGACCATGCAGCCCGTAAAAAGTTGTTGGAGATAACGGATGCGGCTGATCCAGAAAACGATGATGATGACCGGGATTTAGGTTCTATTCCCAAGTCATGGGAATGCCACGAATTGGCTTTAGAATTGGATACCACGCTGTCAGGGCAATCCGATACGATGCTCTTAGATTTTTGTAAGTCACTTTGCTCAGCGGAATTATCATTGACGTACTTCGCTAGCGTTTTGACACCCATTTCGGAGGAGCATAGCGCTTGGGGCGATAACTCAGCCCTAATCAAAGGTATAGATTTATCTGGCTCGATAATAGGTGCGAGTCTATCAAACAAGACGCTCATTAACTGCAACCTCGACCGTGCCGTAATAAATACTTCCAACTGCAACAACGTGACGTTTATAAACTGCCACGGCGACAATATACGCTTTATTTCCCCCCAATACGACGGAATATCCTTCATTGATTGCAAGTTAGGTTTTGTTTCATCAACCTTCTTAACTGACCGGATTTCCACTATCGAAAATTGCCACTTTTCTGGTTTTAATTTGAACGGTAACTTCGAGGGTCCAGTTCTCACAATCAAGTCCAGCACCATTTCCGGAATCTTCTCAGGAGTTGCTATTCAAGAAACTTCTCAAGGTGACCAATTCCTAGAATGCGACTTTTCTGGCGTAGTCTTTGAAGGGGCCCAACAGTTTCGTGGAGTCCCTATGGAACGAGTACAACTACCTCCAGAAGTTCAATACCTAATCATTCCCGATTGGACATCCGCAGCCCAGCAAATAGAACCATCACTCATAAAGATAAAGGACAGCGAGAACGCATCTCATAGACACCTCGCTAGCAATCTCTTGAAGGTTTTCGAGCAAGATCGCGCGACGACAGTAGCTAACGACCGTGGCTCCCGCTGGGCCGGTGAACTCCTTACTCAGCTCGACGAACACTCAGCTAAAGAGAAAAATTTTTACTGGCAAGTTTACAACAATGCGGGGATTCAATTGAAAAAATAG
- a CDS encoding RHS repeat-associated core domain-containing protein yields MTESYGFSPAGVLSSIATPTISTSSGAVAPAATSVAPAQTAATATADAQVDFQGTKPTRVGRTTYTYDRAGRVTYTVTKRVCKKPLVKHFYYAASGQPIGYDTSDEPGVGYRYIYDGLDRRVAKERVDTTTGRVLARMVFAHRGNQLVAQQTTLGPDRGAGFVWTHDPASGEIIGQITLTGTDTHVADTGSGNANPGDVRNWDQDRVDAEFFALVADLAGAPHEIIDPATGDVAGSSSQTLYGTRTWHGEQSSPLLFAGQYYDDESGWAYNRFRYYHPDAGIYNAQDPLGAAPRIASTQGYVNHPAHWVDVLGLMANVQDFMKSDLADMAPGLGKDLQTSVVDVITKVGDNEAAKRRTFAMAIVESPEGSKVLAASSGKHGKPLDPLFARHLPDTVAIGGQDLPVEQIASNATSSSGRAHAEESIVNFVKNDESLTMTHIAASKQVCRDTCLPAISGLPNGVEIVTRIRRS; encoded by the coding sequence GTGACTGAGTCCTACGGGTTCAGTCCTGCGGGTGTGTTGAGCTCTATTGCTACACCAACAATAAGCACGTCGTCTGGTGCGGTCGCACCGGCAGCGACTTCAGTAGCCCCAGCCCAGACTGCGGCTACAGCAACGGCGGATGCACAGGTTGATTTCCAGGGCACCAAGCCCACACGTGTAGGACGTACCACCTACACCTACGACAGGGCAGGACGAGTCACCTACACAGTAACTAAACGTGTGTGTAAGAAACCGTTGGTGAAGCATTTTTACTATGCGGCTAGTGGCCAACCCATCGGATACGACACCTCCGACGAACCTGGGGTGGGCTACCGCTATATCTACGACGGGTTGGATCGTCGTGTAGCAAAAGAACGCGTCGACACCACCACCGGGCGGGTGCTGGCTCGTATGGTGTTTGCCCATCGCGGTAACCAACTCGTTGCTCAGCAAACTACCCTTGGGCCCGATCGTGGGGCTGGGTTTGTGTGGACCCATGATCCGGCGAGTGGTGAGATCATTGGCCAGATCACCCTGACCGGCACCGACACCCATGTGGCGGATACCGGTAGTGGGAACGCAAATCCTGGTGATGTGCGTAACTGGGATCAAGACAGGGTCGATGCGGAATTCTTTGCTCTTGTTGCTGACCTGGCGGGCGCACCACACGAGATAATTGATCCAGCTACAGGGGATGTGGCCGGCTCTTCATCCCAGACGTTGTACGGCACACGCACCTGGCACGGTGAACAGTCCTCACCACTGCTGTTTGCGGGCCAGTACTACGACGATGAGTCCGGCTGGGCATACAACCGTTTCCGGTATTACCATCCTGACGCTGGTATCTACAACGCCCAAGACCCCCTAGGTGCCGCACCCCGCATAGCCAGCACCCAAGGATACGTCAACCACCCAGCACATTGGGTAGATGTCTTGGGGTTGATGGCGAATGTCCAAGATTTTATGAAATCTGACCTCGCAGATATGGCACCGGGACTAGGAAAAGATCTTCAAACGTCCGTCGTCGACGTGATCACGAAAGTAGGTGACAATGAAGCTGCGAAAAGACGCACCTTCGCTATGGCTATCGTAGAATCTCCTGAAGGTTCTAAGGTGCTAGCGGCATCAAGCGGAAAACATGGAAAACCTCTTGATCCGCTTTTTGCCCGTCACCTGCCAGATACTGTAGCGATAGGTGGTCAGGATTTGCCTGTTGAGCAAATAGCTTCAAATGCAACTTCGTCGAGCGGAAGGGCTCATGCCGAAGAAAGCATTGTAAACTTTGTAAAAAATGATGAATCACTGACGATGACACACATCGCCGCATCAAAGCAAGTTTGTCGAGACACCTGCTTGCCAGCGATCTCCGGACTGCCCAATGGCGTGGAAATAGTTACCCGAATAAGAAGGAGCTAA
- a CDS encoding transposase has protein sequence MARKTYSEQFKCDAVQMYEDSEASMVQVASDLGINRGSLNAWVMKFGTGKRARLAEEADKARQASDAERIRQREKQLSLVEEERDILRRDAQY, from the coding sequence ATGGCCCGTAAGACGTATTCGGAGCAGTTTAAGTGTGATGCTGTTCAGATGTATGAGGATTCGGAAGCTTCGATGGTCCAGGTGGCATCAGATCTTGGGATCAACCGAGGCTCACTCAATGCCTGGGTAATGAAGTTTGGTACCGGTAAACGCGCCCGGCTTGCTGAAGAAGCAGACAAAGCGCGGCAAGCCAGTGATGCAGAAAGGATCCGTCAACGAGAAAAGCAGCTTTCCCTGGTTGAGGAAGAACGCGATATTTTGCGTAGGGACGCCCAATATTAA
- a CDS encoding SMI1/KNR4 family protein, with protein sequence MSVAKDGADLFWVVGEPASEERLDEINANLDVVLPDAMRQFISTYGGGHLDEKYSFIDGVSFAKGTSFEFVKTLYGNGRDETGRHDFNLDDEADYIARTWKLPAWGILIGLAEQEVHTPLLYNVSNPDFPVGSIVYVNLESDEQSVMADSAKEFYAAVVAATAPPIDLS encoded by the coding sequence ATGAGTGTTGCTAAGGATGGTGCTGATCTTTTTTGGGTGGTGGGTGAGCCTGCGTCTGAGGAGCGGCTTGATGAGATTAATGCCAATCTTGATGTTGTTTTACCTGATGCGATGAGGCAGTTTATTTCCACGTATGGTGGGGGTCACCTCGATGAGAAATATAGCTTTATTGATGGTGTGTCTTTTGCCAAGGGGACATCGTTTGAGTTTGTGAAAACGTTGTATGGCAACGGGCGCGATGAGACAGGGCGTCATGATTTTAATTTAGATGACGAGGCTGATTATATTGCTCGGACGTGGAAGTTACCGGCTTGGGGTATCTTGATTGGGCTTGCGGAGCAGGAAGTGCACACTCCTCTTTTGTACAACGTGTCTAACCCGGATTTTCCTGTGGGAAGTATTGTGTATGTGAATCTTGAGTCTGATGAGCAGTCCGTGATGGCGGACTCAGCAAAGGAGTTTTATGCTGCTGTGGTGGCTGCGACTGCTCCACCGATTGATTTGTCATGA